A single Populus alba chromosome 7, ASM523922v2, whole genome shotgun sequence DNA region contains:
- the LOC118040307 gene encoding alcohol dehydrogenase-like yields the protein MSTTAGQVICCKAAVAWEAGKPLVIEEVEVAPPQAMEVRLKILFTSLCHTDVYFWEAKGQTPLFPRIFGHEAGGIVESVGEGVTDLKPGDHVLPVFTGECKECRHCKSEESNMCDLLRINTDRGVMLNDGKSRFSIRGQPIYHFVGTSTFSEYTVVHVGCVAKINPAAPLDKVCVLSCGISTGLGATLNVAKPKKGSSIAIFGLGAVGLAAAEGARIAGASRIIGVDLNSNRFDEAKKFGVTEFVNPKDHDKPVQEVIAEMTNGGVDRSVECTGSINAMISAFECVHDGWGVAVLVGVPNKDDSFKTHPMNVLNEKTLKGTFFGNYKPRSDLPSVVEKFMNKELELEKFITHEVPFSEINKAFEYMLSGAGLRCIIRMGA from the exons atgtcaaccACTGCTGGTCAAGTCATATGTTGCAAAG CTGCTGTGGCATGGGAAGCTGGGAAGCCACTGGTAATAGAAGAAGTGGAGGTGGCTCCTCCTCAAGCTATGGAGGTTCGTTTGAAGATCCTCTTTACCTCCCTCTGCCACACTGATGTTTACTTCTGGGAAGCCAAG GGTCAAACCCCATTGTTTCCTCGAATATTTGGTCATGAAGCAGGAGG GATTGTTGAGAGTGTCGGGGAGGGTGTGACAGACCTCAAACCCGGTGACCATGTGCTTCCTGTCTTCACCGGAGAGTGTAAGGAATGCCGACATTGCAAATCAGAAGAGAGTAATATGTGTGATCTTCTTAGGATTAACACTGACAGGGGTGTGATGCTGAATGATGGCAAGTCAAGGTTTTCGATCAGAGGGCAGCCCATTTACCATTTTGTTGGCACCTCAACCTTTAGTGAGTACACTGTGGTTCATGTTGGCTGTGTTGCCAAGATCAATCCTGCTGCTCCTCTTGACAAAGTTTGTGTTCTCAGCTGTGGAATCTCTACAG GTCTTGGTGCCACCTTGAATGTTGCAAAACCAAAGAAAGGCTCTTCGATAGCCATTTTCGGACTAGGAGCAGTAGGTCTTGCg GCTGCTGAAGGGGCTCGGATTGCTGGTGCTTCAAGAATCATTGGTGTCGATTTGAATTCCAATAGATTCGATGAAG CCAAGAAGTTTGGTGTCACTGAGTTTGTGAACCCAAAAGATCATGACAAGCCTGTTCAAGAG GTGATAGCTGAAATGACCAATGGAGGAGTTGATCGAAGTGTCGAGTGTACTGGAAGCATCAATGCCATGATTTCTGCATTTGAATGCGTCCATGATGGATGGGGTGTTGCTGTACTTGTTGGTGTGCCGAACAAAGATGATTCTTTCAAAACCCATCCAATGAATGTCCTGAATGAGAAGACTCTCAAGGGTACCTTCTTCGGCAACTACAAACCGCGCTCCGACCTTCCTTCTGTTGTCGAGAAGTTCATGAACAAG GAGCTGGAGCTAGAGAAATTCATCACCCATGAAGTCCCTTTCTCAGAAATAAACAAGGCTTTCGAGTACATGCTTAGTGGAGCTGGCCTGAGGTGTATTATCCGTATGGGTGCATAA